The Montipora capricornis isolate CH-2021 chromosome 1, ASM3666992v2, whole genome shotgun sequence genome contains a region encoding:
- the LOC138049637 gene encoding integrin beta-like protein C: MASSMISWFVFVIFTSQTTASHFRGGIITWKPDEYIGNKVNFNFRLGFRRSYSNSYFCDSAMVAQQSIVGSGDIWSASHDRGYYGSRTVADTGYHCTDFSVSEDWTQGENTFNYTFPDDGPWLVSYSSCCWISLVNGGGNWFLSTTVNLTRRQDNGKINSSPISALSPIVRHQQGCSKRIVIPAEDSDGDKVRCRWSKGSQRECGGVCQRFSSSGTLDEEKCTLRIHSNAALGWHAVAITLEDFPASTTNFQTATPFSHVSLQFLVYVSSSSGPCNRAPLLIGRSPNDGSCEEVPDGGIFYSIIEAKHIDSSRRIAEIITVTPLYMNLTNLLNYTDNVGDTVYYKNVSWSPKSSQKGRHIFCFKAIDDYGMESDQRCITLLVGSNNTPRPILSTRIPLIPTLYWPWGSGFVDFNITFDQQIKRPRHSKFIRIILEGHVIYKLDTRSSSDVTIDQNAFTLRFSLPQAVMSMRGNYSVTMDRGAVVGRGCTSDGPPTPGFSSTKSWTFSVGVCSKRTFIADGYYCNDVDECSNPSSILSRKKRYSWYWPYRYSSSLPPAIYLSPLSTEITPAPSSAQGI; the protein is encoded by the exons GTAAATTTCAACTTCCGATTAGGTTTTCGAAGATCGTACTCAAACAGTTACTTCTGCGACAGTGCAATGGTTGCGCAGCAGAGCATTGTGGGAAGTGGAGACATCTGGTCTGCAAGCCATGACAGGGGATATTATGGGTCTCGGACTGTAGCAGATACTGGATACCACTGCACGGACTTCAGTGTCAGCGAAGACTGGACACAAGGTGAAAACACTTTTAACTACACTTTCCCGGATGATGGTCCTTGGCTGGTGAG TTACTCAAGTTGCTGTTGGATTTCATTAGTAAATGGGGGTGGAAACTGGTTTCTGTCGACTACTGTCAATCTAACCAGACGGCAAGATAACGGAAAAATTAACTCGTCTCCAATCTCTGCACTCTCCCCCATTGTGCGACACCAGCAAGGCTGCTCGAAAAGAATAGTTATTCCGGCGGAGGACTCGGACGGCGACAAAGTGCGCTGTAGATGGTCAAAGGGTTCTCAAAGAGAATGCGGTGGTGTTTGCCAGCGATTCAGTTCCAGTGGCACCCTGGACGAA GAAAAATGCACCCTTAGAATCCACAGCAATGCAGCTCTCGGTTGGCACGCAGTAGCTATCACCTTAGAAGACTTTCCAgcttccacaacaaattttcaaaCAGCCACTCCATTCAGTCATGTGAGCTTGCAGTTCTTGGTATATGTGTCCTCTTCTTCAGGACCCTGTAACAGGGCCCCATTGCTGATTGGACGGAGCCCGAATGACGGATCTTGTGAGGAGGTGCCGGACGGTGGCATCTTTTATAGCATCATTGAAGCCAAACACATCGATTCTTCAAGAAG GATTGCTGAGATTATTACCGTCACACCACTATACATGAATCTTACCAACCTCTTGAACTACACTGATAACGTCGGGGATACTGTCTACTACAAGAACGTCTCATGGAGTCCAAAGTCATCTCAGAAAGGACGCCATATTTTCTGCTTCAAAGCGATAGACGATTATGG AATGGAAAGCGACCAGAGATGCATTACCCTTCTTGTTGGATCAA acAATACTCCAAGACCGATTTTATCAACCCGTATTCCTCTGATACCCACGTTGTACTGGCCGTGGGGGTCTGGATTTGTTGACTTCAACATCACGTTTGACCAACAG ATCAAGAGACCACGCCATTCGAAATTTATACGAATCATCTTGGAAGGTCACGTGATATACAAACTTGACACGCGTTCTTCCAGTGACGTCACCATCGATCAAAACGCCTTCACTCTTCGCTTTAGCTTGCCCCAGGCTGTAATGAGCATGCGCGGAAATTACTCTGTTACCATGGATCGTGGTGCAGTGGTGGGGCGTGGATGTACCTCAGATGGTCCCCCTACACCTGGATTCAGCTCCACCAAAAGCTGGACCTTTAGTGTTGGAGTTTGTTCCAAAAGGACGTTTATTGCTGACGGCTACTATTGCAATG ATGTGGATGAATGCTCAAACCCGTCATCAATCTTAAGCCGTAAAAAAAGATACAGCTGGTACTGGCCTTACCGTTATTCCTCTTCTTTGCCTCCAG CCATCTATTTAAGTCCGCTTTCAACAGAAATAACGCCTGCCCCAAGTTCTGCACAAGGTATTTAG